The nucleotide sequence TATACCGACTAAGATCGAACCGTGATAGATATAGGCTTTGAACCAACATCCAATttcaataattaatttttaatttaacaaTTTGACTTTGACTCCTCACGAAAGAGCATTGattaacatatttaattttacACCGTACGAAAAGTAGGGGAATCATGGAGATTCCAAAAGAATCAGAAGAGCCATCTCGAATCTTGACAAACAAATTGGGTCCACTAATGGCATCCTCGTCAGAGCGTGTTGGCTGCTGCGTGCTTGGCCTTCAATAATTGCTCGATCAAGCCTTCCTTTTTATTTTGGGAAGTGATCGTTTATTTATGTCGTTTCAGAAAAATATGGAAATGTGTTGATTCCGAGAGAAAattaggagattctccagcgatattTCCGGCAGAGCTGTCCTTTGCTCTGTCTCAATCTATGCCGTCAGCCTTCACTAGTCCTTCTTAAACGCCACCACGCCCCCCACTTCGTTTCCACATAGAGCTTAGGTCGAAAAGGACAATGGAGTCCACTTCCTTCATccgcttcctcttcctcatcctcgCCGCCGTCGTCCTCCTACTGTTCACCCGCTCATGGATCCATCTCCCCTCCCCCGCCGCCGATGAGCTTGATTTACTTGATTGCAACCGCTTCTCCTCTTGGTGCACCTCCAAGAATCGCATCCAAACCAAGCAGACCAcaccttcctcttcctcatccACAACTcggtccgcctcctcctcctctgccgctGTTCGTGACCACTCCGACGACGTCCCGCGCCACCCCCTCGACCCGCTGACGTTGCGAGAAATCTCCGCCGCCCGGTCCATCCTCCTTTCCCAGCCtcctttctcctcctccccttcctccgTCATCTTTCACACCCTCACCCTCTCGGAGCCCGATAAGTCCTCCGTCGAGGCGTGGTCGAAAGGTTCTCCTCTCCCCGCTCGCCGCGCCTCGGTAGTGGCGCGCTTCAAGGGCGAGTCCTACGCGCTTACCGTCGACCTCGCCTCCGGCGCCCTGACCACCCTCCCCATCCCGGCCTCCGGGTTCCCCACCATGACCATCGAGGACATGTCGTCCTCGACGTGGGCGCCGCTGTCGGACGCGGCGTTCAACAGCACCGTCCTCGCCAGAGGCGTGCGCCTCTCGGACGTGGCCTGCCTCCCCATCTCTCCCGGCTGGTACGGCGAGAAGGAGGAAGGCCGGCGGCTGATCAAGGTGCAGTGCTACTCGGCGGAGGGCACGGCCAACTTCTACATGCGGCCTATTGAGGGCCTAACCGTCCTCCTCGACATGGATACCAAGGAGGTGGTGAGCATCTCCGAACAGGGGCGGGGCATCCCGATCCCCAAGTCGGCCGGCACCGAGTACCGGTACGAGGCGGTGGCGGGATTTAACGATGACCCGCCGCGGCTGGGGCTGAAGCCGATATCGATCGAGCAGCCGGCGGGGCCAAGCTTCGAGGTGGAGGAGGGGGGGCACATGGTGCGGTGGGCCGGGTGGGAGTTCCACCTCAAGGCGGACGCGCGGGCCGGGGTGGTGGTGTCGCGAGTTCGGGCGAGGGACCCGGACACCGGAGAGTGGCGGGGCGTCATGCACAAGGGCTTCGTGTCGGAGCTCTTCGTGCCGTACATGGACCCGACTGACGCCTGGTACTTCAAGACCTACATGGACGCCGGCGAGTACGGGTTCGGCCTGCAGGCGATGCCGCTCGTGCCGCTCAACGACTGCCCCCGGAACGCGCACTACATGGATGGCGTGTTCGCCGCCGCCGACGGCCGGCCCTACGTCAGGGAGAACATGGTATGCATCTTCGAGCGGTATGCGGGCGACATCGCGTGGCGCCACTCCGAGAGTCCGATCACTGGCATGGATGTAAGCTCACAGAACACACAATCCAAAGGCGGTCACGCCAATCTGATCGAATGAAATGCATCATTAGTGTGACTTGTGAGCAGATACGGGAGGCGAGGCCGAAGGTGACGCTCATGGCGAGGATGGCAGCGTCAGTGGCGAACTACGACTACATCATCGACTGGGAGTTCCAAACAGATGGGCTGATCCGTGTCAAGGTTTGCGTTCATGCACTCGGATCTTTTTGCTCATTTGTTCCTTTCTTCCCTCTGTTCTTCCTCTTTACGTTAGCAAGTGGCAACGTAATTCGTCTGACATAGGACATAGGACATGTTGATGGCAGGAGCCAACGACATAAGTTGACTGCATCCAACGCTTCTAGCCCGCAATTGTTGGATTTCACTAATGCAAAAAATCTTAGGCTTCCTGTCCTCGTCAGCTCCTCATCTAGGAAGTCTTGATCGCAAGGCTTCAACCGATGCCTGCATCGGAAGACAACATACAAAGATCATAGCTGTAGATTCTTCTTGTACAAATAGATGCAGAGATGTGCTCTGTTTGGTGATGCTATTTACGAGCGTATGCTTCGGCGGCGGCACTGCTTGCTCTGTTTCTTAGACGTATTGCTCTACGGCATATTGACACCATGAGAGTCTTAGTTTCGCGATGCAATGTGTTCTGTGCTTGAAATGAAACAAGCAGGTTGGGCTCAGCGGCATTCTCATGGTGAAAGGAACCCCGTTCTCGCACCT is from Musa acuminata AAA Group cultivar baxijiao chromosome BXJ3-8, Cavendish_Baxijiao_AAA, whole genome shotgun sequence and encodes:
- the LOC135644916 gene encoding amine oxidase [copper-containing] gamma 2-like gives rise to the protein MESTSFIRFLFLILAAVVLLLFTRSWIHLPSPAADELDLLDCNRFSSWCTSKNRIQTKQTTPSSSSSTTRSASSSSAAVRDHSDDVPRHPLDPLTLREISAARSILLSQPPFSSSPSSVIFHTLTLSEPDKSSVEAWSKGSPLPARRASVVARFKGESYALTVDLASGALTTLPIPASGFPTMTIEDMSSSTWAPLSDAAFNSTVLARGVRLSDVACLPISPGWYGEKEEGRRLIKVQCYSAEGTANFYMRPIEGLTVLLDMDTKEVVSISEQGRGIPIPKSAGTEYRYEAVAGFNDDPPRLGLKPISIEQPAGPSFEVEEGGHMVRWAGWEFHLKADARAGVVVSRVRARDPDTGEWRGVMHKGFVSELFVPYMDPTDAWYFKTYMDAGEYGFGLQAMPLVPLNDCPRNAHYMDGVFAAADGRPYVRENMVCIFERYAGDIAWRHSESPITGMDIREARPKVTLMARMAASVANYDYIIDWEFQTDGLIRVKVGLSGILMVKGTPFSHLNQFPQNEDMYGTILSENVIGVIHDHYITFHLDLDVDGANNSFVKVRMAREDANPGESPRTSYIKATRQVAKTEKDAQIKMKLYEPSEFHVINPSKTTRVGNPVGYKVVPAATAASLLDHDDPPQRRGAFTNNQIWVTPYNESEEWAGGLFVYQSKGEDTLAVWSERDRAIEKRDIVLWYTLGFHHIPCQEDYPIMPTVSASFDLKPVNFFESNPILSAPPNFEKDLPVCVAAAASA